Proteins from a genomic interval of Rhodothermus marinus:
- the uvrB gene encoding excinuclease ABC subunit UvrB: MEGAVETRKFELVAPFEPTGDQPRAIAELTEGILRGDRYQTLLGATGTGKTFTLAHVIQNVQRPTLVMSPNKTLAAQLYGEFKQFFPNNAVEFFISYYDYYQPEAYIPATDTYIEKDLAINERIDRLRLRATSALVSGRRDVIVVASVSCIYGIGSPDEYREQIVPLHVGQQIERNELLRRLVNIYYTRNDVEFKPGTFRVRGDVVDIFPAYAEESAFRIEFWGDEIDRIARLDPATGELGAEEAAITIYPAKIFVTPRDRLERAIASIEEELRWRLAVLRAEGKLLEAQRLEQRTRFDIEMLREVGYCSGIENYSRHLSGRAPGERPYCLFDYFPDDYLLIIDESHVTIPQVRAMYNGDRARKLTLVEHGFRLPSALDNRPLTFEEFEALHNQVIFVSATPGDYELEKSGGVVVEQIIRPTGIPDPEVEVRPTEGQIDDLLEEIRQVVARGERALVTTLTKRMAEDLAEYLDRFGVRVRYLHSEIDALERVDLLRGLRLGEFDVLVGVNLLREGLDLPEVSLVAILDADKEGFLRSERSLIQTAGRAARNANGKILLYADKITEAMQRMIDETNRRRAIQLEYNRKHGITPRTVYKSREEILKSTIVAEEKYRPLVDSPRYEEPEVPPIVADPVLKELTPEQKRELIEQLRREMLEAAENLEFERAAELRDTILALERELDASEAG; encoded by the coding sequence ATGGAGGGAGCGGTTGAAACCCGGAAGTTCGAGCTGGTGGCGCCGTTCGAGCCGACCGGCGATCAGCCCCGCGCCATCGCGGAGCTGACCGAAGGCATCCTGCGCGGCGACAGATACCAGACCCTGCTGGGCGCGACTGGCACGGGAAAGACCTTCACCCTGGCGCACGTCATTCAGAATGTGCAGCGGCCGACGCTGGTGATGAGTCCCAACAAGACGCTGGCCGCGCAACTCTATGGCGAGTTCAAGCAGTTTTTCCCCAACAACGCGGTCGAGTTTTTCATTTCCTACTACGACTACTACCAGCCCGAGGCCTACATCCCGGCCACTGATACCTACATCGAAAAGGACCTGGCCATCAACGAGCGGATCGATCGGCTGCGCCTGCGGGCCACCAGTGCGCTCGTCTCGGGTCGGCGCGACGTGATCGTGGTGGCGTCGGTCTCCTGCATCTACGGGATCGGCTCGCCGGACGAGTACCGTGAGCAGATCGTGCCGCTGCACGTCGGCCAGCAGATCGAGCGCAACGAACTGCTTCGGCGACTGGTCAACATCTACTACACGCGCAACGACGTGGAATTCAAGCCGGGCACGTTCCGCGTGCGTGGCGACGTGGTGGACATCTTCCCGGCCTATGCCGAAGAAAGCGCCTTCCGCATCGAGTTCTGGGGCGACGAGATCGACCGCATCGCCCGACTGGATCCCGCCACGGGCGAGCTGGGGGCCGAAGAGGCGGCCATCACGATCTATCCGGCGAAGATTTTCGTGACGCCGCGCGACCGGCTGGAGCGGGCCATCGCCTCGATCGAGGAAGAATTACGCTGGCGGCTGGCCGTCCTGCGGGCCGAGGGCAAACTGCTCGAAGCCCAGCGCTTAGAGCAGCGGACGCGCTTCGACATCGAAATGCTTCGCGAAGTCGGCTACTGCTCGGGCATCGAAAACTACAGCCGGCATCTTTCGGGTCGGGCGCCCGGCGAGCGGCCCTACTGCCTGTTCGATTACTTTCCGGACGACTACCTGCTCATCATCGACGAAAGCCACGTCACGATTCCCCAGGTGCGGGCCATGTACAACGGCGACCGGGCCCGCAAGCTGACGCTGGTCGAGCACGGCTTCCGACTGCCCTCGGCGCTCGACAACCGGCCGCTGACGTTCGAGGAGTTCGAAGCGCTGCACAATCAGGTGATCTTCGTGAGCGCCACGCCCGGCGATTATGAGCTGGAAAAGAGCGGCGGCGTGGTGGTCGAACAGATCATCCGTCCCACGGGCATCCCGGACCCCGAGGTCGAGGTGCGGCCCACCGAAGGCCAGATCGACGACCTGCTCGAAGAGATCCGTCAGGTGGTGGCCCGTGGCGAGCGGGCGCTGGTGACCACACTCACCAAGCGCATGGCCGAAGACCTGGCCGAGTACCTGGACCGCTTCGGCGTGCGCGTGCGCTACCTGCACTCCGAGATTGACGCGCTCGAGCGTGTGGACCTGTTGCGTGGCCTGCGGCTGGGTGAGTTCGACGTGCTTGTGGGCGTCAACCTGCTCCGCGAGGGACTCGACCTGCCCGAGGTGTCGCTGGTGGCCATCCTCGACGCCGACAAGGAGGGCTTTCTGCGCTCGGAGCGTTCGCTGATCCAGACGGCGGGGCGGGCGGCCCGCAATGCGAACGGCAAGATTCTGCTCTACGCCGACAAAATCACCGAGGCCATGCAGCGCATGATCGACGAGACGAACCGTCGGCGGGCCATTCAGCTCGAATACAACCGCAAGCACGGCATCACGCCGCGCACCGTGTACAAGTCGCGCGAGGAGATTCTGAAAAGCACGATCGTGGCCGAAGAGAAGTACCGGCCGCTGGTCGATTCGCCCCGCTACGAGGAGCCCGAGGTGCCGCCGATCGTGGCCGATCCGGTCTTGAAGGAGCTGACGCCCGAGCAGAAGCGCGAACTGATCGAACAGCTCCGGCGCGAAATGCTCGAAGCCGCCGAGAACCTGGAGTTCGAGCGGGCGGCCGAGCTGCGCGACACGATCCTGGCGCTTGAGCGCGAGCTGGACGCGTCCGAGGCCGGGTAG
- a CDS encoding RNA polymerase sigma factor produces MTDDLQTLCRRLVDSDRAALEELFRHMREPLLRYVCAIVADPTVAHDLVQDVFLDLWLRRTTLDPGQPLRPYLYRMARNRALRHLRDERRRARKRAEQLPKTPPVEPLSPDDHVASHQLEALLAHWLDELPERQREVLVLSRWHGLSHREIARVMGISPRTVNNHMLRALETLRRRLQALALMP; encoded by the coding sequence GTGACGGACGACCTGCAAACGCTCTGCCGGCGGTTGGTTGATTCGGACCGTGCGGCGCTGGAGGAGCTGTTTCGCCACATGCGCGAGCCGCTCCTGCGCTACGTCTGCGCCATCGTGGCGGATCCCACCGTGGCGCACGACCTGGTGCAGGACGTGTTTCTGGACCTGTGGCTGCGGCGGACCACGCTCGATCCGGGGCAACCACTGCGGCCCTATCTCTATCGCATGGCCCGCAACCGGGCGTTGCGCCACCTGCGCGACGAGCGCCGCCGGGCCCGCAAGCGCGCCGAGCAATTGCCAAAGACGCCGCCGGTCGAGCCGCTGTCGCCGGACGATCATGTGGCGTCGCACCAGCTAGAAGCCCTGCTGGCGCACTGGCTCGACGAACTCCCCGAGCGCCAGCGCGAGGTGCTGGTGCTCAGCCGCTGGCACGGACTGAGCCATCGCGAGATCGCCCGGGTGATGGGTATCTCCCCACGAACCGTCAACAACCACATGTTGCGGGCGCTGGAGACGCTTCGCCGGCGGCTTCAGGCGCTCGCCCTCATGCCATGA
- a CDS encoding FecR family protein — MNGRPASRLPRELEEALQERSPEERRQIEALWERLGTLEPPVEGVPSTETAWAELSARLAAAPRPARPPRRLLRRRWPAVVGLLLVLGLVAAYALLRPRTVIVPPGTIQTVTLADGSTITLRAGSRLRYAATLPWRRPRRVHLTGEALFEVVPGRPLTVETAQVRVEVLGTRFTVRAWPEANETRVTLLEGRVRVQSIRTPRQPLVLEAPGQSVRIGAKPELVPERLEPDQVLAWRRGGFVVIDEPVGVVLRELERTFNLRIEVAGPLSLDRRVTVLYQQQARPEAILQDLCLTLPCHYRRISRGFVIEAEPSSGR; from the coding sequence ATGAACGGACGCCCTGCATCCAGATTGCCCCGGGAGCTGGAGGAAGCCCTGCAGGAACGGAGCCCGGAGGAACGCCGCCAGATCGAGGCGCTCTGGGAGCGACTGGGCACGCTGGAGCCGCCCGTCGAGGGCGTGCCTTCTACCGAGACGGCCTGGGCGGAGCTGTCGGCCCGGCTGGCTGCAGCGCCCCGACCTGCGCGGCCGCCCCGCCGATTGCTTCGCCGACGCTGGCCGGCGGTGGTGGGCCTGCTGCTGGTGCTGGGCCTGGTCGCCGCGTATGCGCTGCTGCGGCCGCGCACGGTGATCGTGCCGCCGGGCACGATTCAGACCGTCACGCTGGCCGATGGCTCGACCATCACGCTGCGGGCGGGCTCCCGGCTGCGGTACGCAGCGACACTGCCCTGGCGACGGCCCCGGCGGGTGCATCTGACGGGTGAGGCACTGTTCGAGGTGGTGCCCGGGCGTCCGCTGACCGTCGAGACCGCCCAGGTCCGTGTGGAGGTGCTGGGCACGCGCTTCACCGTACGTGCCTGGCCCGAAGCGAACGAAACCCGCGTCACGCTGCTGGAGGGGCGCGTGCGGGTACAATCCATCCGGACGCCCCGGCAACCGCTGGTGCTGGAAGCGCCGGGCCAGAGCGTGCGCATCGGTGCGAAACCCGAGCTTGTGCCGGAGCGGCTGGAGCCCGATCAGGTGCTGGCCTGGCGGCGCGGCGGGTTCGTTGTGATCGACGAGCCGGTGGGGGTCGTGCTGCGCGAACTGGAACGCACCTTCAACCTCCGCATCGAAGTAGCGGGGCCGCTGTCGCTCGACCGGCGCGTGACCGTGCTGTATCAGCAACAGGCCCGTCCTGAGGCCATCCTTCAGGATCTCTGTCTGACGCTGCCATGCCACTACCGCCGCATCAGCCGTGGGTTTGTCATCGAGGCCGAGCCATCCTCCGGGCGCTGA
- a CDS encoding carboxypeptidase-like regulatory domain-containing protein produces MPLPPHQPWVCHRGRAILRALIVAAVLLGGAGAAAAQDGGRFTLVVRDVPLQEALEALARTARINLVYPSELVRGQTASCALRNAPVEDLLRCLLAGTGLDFVRSSSGAYVILEARELPPRLGLLTGQVIDGTTGAPLPFAHVLLADAGTGTVTNEAGMFTISGLLAGPHRLVVSYVGYRPRIDSVQVDPDRPAHVRIALEPTLLEAPPIVIDGLSRRPLSAELGRVHLTAEQLQQTGTAGDLLHAVERLPGVQVPHPLAELHLQGGDSGEHLTRIDGVPVRNPVSLGRYLSAFSPLAIGRLTVHRAGYGVALGSQLAGVIELEHDLNVAGPFDAVARVDPLAANVRLRGRYQNATALVALRHSVWDLYQEPGLRTLLRQWNTIDPLMAARWLGEPIAREGLQAYHWTPRAAFSDLHVAGRMQPDPFQTLHVAAYRGTNRLEAGQQTRYAAAGADSARLILTDDAYRWLNEAFRLRYDRLLGARVLLGVQFRGSWHTSTYHYRAREGTAPLGDPAAWEALEARLREELARAPGTSERNTIRELALEASLHYSPSARWQLEGGLVVEQVQARFRLGNVFVAPFRHAITAWQPASYLTAIWTPVEGLSVEPGVRLTWLPVRATVYAEPRLAVRRDLQFGPFALAVRLAGGVYRQFVNQFELTSVGATAIVPSVLFWLPPDATVAPPWSYHLTGELLLARGDRWTLETTLYQKGQPHLLLVDYPRLLARLPARRPVPEAIPLAQRDFLRHSRGMARGLSLRLRYRNTRDRITLAYSYDQTLRAYPDSRGTLRMVPAPWNEPHRVRLDLSRELPADLTLFGSGQVQWGRRWAFRRLYYDYLRYGGTPVVGGYDLDRPEAHRLPGRYRLDLGLSWHRRVRVTHLQLQLLVRNVLDRRDVYDRSLMLIDPASPAPADRLLPGRQWLLTLQVAY; encoded by the coding sequence ATGCCACTACCGCCGCATCAGCCGTGGGTTTGTCATCGAGGCCGAGCCATCCTCCGGGCGCTGATCGTCGCAGCGGTGTTGCTCGGAGGTGCAGGGGCGGCCGCGGCCCAGGACGGCGGCCGCTTCACGCTGGTGGTGCGCGACGTGCCGCTGCAGGAAGCGCTCGAAGCGCTGGCCCGTACGGCCCGCATCAACCTGGTCTATCCCTCCGAGCTGGTGCGTGGTCAGACGGCCTCCTGCGCCCTTCGCAACGCTCCGGTCGAAGATCTCCTGCGCTGTCTGCTGGCCGGTACGGGTCTCGATTTTGTCCGATCGTCCTCGGGCGCCTACGTCATTCTGGAGGCGCGAGAGTTGCCGCCCCGGCTGGGGTTGCTGACAGGTCAGGTGATTGACGGGACGACGGGCGCGCCGCTGCCGTTCGCGCACGTGCTGCTGGCCGACGCGGGCACGGGCACCGTCACGAACGAAGCGGGAATGTTCACGATCAGCGGCCTGCTGGCCGGTCCGCACCGGCTGGTCGTTTCGTATGTGGGGTATCGCCCGCGGATTGACAGCGTGCAGGTGGATCCGGACCGTCCCGCCCACGTGCGCATTGCGCTGGAGCCCACGCTGCTGGAAGCGCCGCCCATCGTGATCGACGGGCTGAGCCGGCGGCCGCTTTCGGCCGAACTGGGCCGTGTACACCTGACAGCCGAACAGCTTCAGCAGACCGGCACGGCCGGCGACCTGCTGCACGCCGTCGAGCGCCTGCCGGGCGTACAGGTGCCCCATCCGCTGGCCGAACTGCACCTGCAGGGCGGCGATAGCGGCGAACACCTGACGCGGATCGACGGCGTGCCTGTGCGCAATCCCGTCAGCCTGGGGCGCTACCTGAGCGCCTTCAGTCCGCTGGCGATCGGGCGCCTGACCGTCCATCGGGCCGGCTACGGGGTGGCGCTGGGGAGCCAGCTGGCGGGCGTGATCGAACTGGAGCACGATCTGAACGTGGCGGGGCCTTTTGATGCGGTGGCCCGCGTCGATCCGCTGGCCGCCAACGTTCGCCTTCGGGGACGCTACCAGAACGCGACCGCGCTGGTGGCTCTCCGGCACAGCGTCTGGGACCTGTATCAGGAACCGGGCCTGCGTACGCTGCTCCGCCAGTGGAACACGATCGACCCGCTCATGGCCGCCCGCTGGCTGGGCGAACCCATCGCCCGGGAAGGGCTGCAGGCCTACCACTGGACGCCGCGCGCGGCGTTTTCGGATCTGCACGTAGCCGGACGGATGCAGCCCGATCCGTTTCAGACGCTGCACGTGGCCGCCTATCGGGGCACAAACCGTCTGGAGGCCGGTCAGCAGACCCGTTATGCAGCGGCCGGGGCTGATTCGGCCCGGCTCATCCTGACGGATGACGCCTATCGCTGGCTCAACGAGGCATTTCGGCTGCGCTACGACCGGTTGCTGGGCGCGCGCGTGTTGCTGGGAGTGCAGTTCCGGGGAAGCTGGCACACATCTACCTACCATTACCGGGCCCGCGAAGGGACGGCGCCGCTGGGTGACCCGGCCGCCTGGGAGGCGCTCGAAGCCCGGCTGCGCGAGGAACTGGCCCGGGCGCCGGGCACGTCCGAGCGCAACACCATCCGCGAGCTGGCGCTGGAAGCCTCGTTGCATTACAGCCCGTCGGCACGGTGGCAACTGGAGGGTGGCCTTGTGGTGGAGCAGGTGCAGGCCCGCTTTCGACTGGGCAACGTGTTCGTGGCGCCGTTCCGCCATGCGATCACCGCCTGGCAACCCGCCTCCTATCTGACGGCCATATGGACCCCCGTGGAAGGGTTGAGCGTGGAGCCGGGCGTGCGGCTGACGTGGCTGCCCGTGCGGGCGACGGTCTATGCCGAGCCGCGACTGGCCGTGCGTCGGGATCTGCAATTCGGACCGTTCGCGCTGGCGGTGCGGCTGGCCGGCGGGGTCTATCGCCAGTTCGTCAACCAGTTCGAGTTGACGAGCGTCGGGGCCACGGCCATCGTGCCGTCGGTGCTCTTCTGGCTGCCGCCCGACGCCACGGTCGCCCCGCCCTGGAGTTACCATCTGACGGGCGAGCTGCTGCTGGCCCGGGGTGATCGCTGGACCCTGGAAACCACGCTGTATCAGAAAGGACAGCCGCACCTGCTGCTTGTCGACTATCCGCGCCTTCTGGCCCGACTGCCAGCCCGCCGGCCCGTGCCCGAAGCCATCCCGCTCGCGCAACGTGACTTCCTGCGGCACAGCCGGGGCATGGCCCGCGGGTTGAGCCTGCGGCTTCGGTACCGGAATACGCGTGATCGGATCACGCTGGCCTATAGCTATGACCAGACTCTTCGAGCCTATCCCGACAGCCGGGGTACGCTTCGCATGGTACCGGCGCCCTGGAACGAGCCGCATCGCGTTCGGCTGGATCTTTCCCGAGAGCTCCCGGCCGATCTGACGCTTTTCGGTAGCGGACAGGTGCAGTGGGGACGGCGCTGGGCCTTCCGCCGTCTGTACTACGACTACCTCCGCTACGGCGGCACGCCGGTCGTCGGCGGCTACGACCTGGACCGACCGGAGGCACATCGGCTACCCGGACGCTATCGGCTGGATCTGGGGCTGTCGTGGCACAGGCGCGTTCGCGTGACGCATCTACAACTGCAACTGCTGGTGCGCAACGTGCTGGACCGCCGGGACGTGTACGACCGGAGTCTGATGCTGATCGACCCGGCCTCGCCGGCCCCTGCCGACCGCCTGCTGCCCGGCCGCCAGTGGCTGCTGACCCTCCAGGTTGCCTACTGA
- a CDS encoding ubiquinol-cytochrome c reductase iron-sulfur subunit produces the protein MKPEKSSRREFLRWAGGLSLGTVVASLVGCDTSGMEGNGDQPPGPPSPGENSGITIEGNTVTLDLTGSEARKVAEPGGFLHIDEADMLVVNVDGTIRAFSAICTHQGCEISSFQDNRFTCWCHGSQFDTSGQVVRGPATRALTAYTVARDGNIVRITKG, from the coding sequence ATGAAGCCGGAAAAATCCTCGCGGCGGGAATTTTTACGATGGGCCGGAGGGCTGTCGCTGGGCACCGTGGTCGCTTCGCTGGTCGGGTGTGATACCAGTGGCATGGAAGGAAATGGCGACCAGCCGCCCGGCCCACCGTCGCCCGGAGAAAACAGCGGCATCACAATCGAAGGCAATACGGTTACGCTGGATCTGACCGGAAGCGAAGCCAGAAAAGTAGCCGAACCGGGAGGTTTTCTGCACATCGATGAAGCCGATATGCTCGTGGTGAATGTGGATGGAACGATCCGGGCATTTTCGGCCATTTGCACCCATCAAGGATGTGAAATCAGTTCATTTCAGGATAACCGGTTCACCTGCTGGTGTCACGGCTCCCAGTTCGACACCAGCGGCCAGGTGGTGCGTGGACCGGCAACACGCGCCCTCACAGCGTACACCGTCGCGCGTGACGGCAACATCGTCCGCATCACCAAAGGCTGA